One region of Fragaria vesca subsp. vesca linkage group LG4, FraVesHawaii_1.0, whole genome shotgun sequence genomic DNA includes:
- the LOC101295911 gene encoding protein GAMETE EXPRESSED 1-like, which produces MGRQCRYLLSLLILVLASSKSHSWSWFPSSEETQSSTDHESPSMSGTSVGKFSMEGHNDDPKAIRLVEDAEKKLVGPNSCWQNAYRHLFSGCSEVHAVEEKRSRFAWHLSDCFQKDSARPPFPACDPKSAMYKCLKTLNNDQHKVYLEFYLETNSICHQLQARAFKYETERLVNELKNSAQYAEDKLEIIEEKAEQLLQGSSEIFDSLNSIDLRTQQVAQTAENVEDHIDVVLKHSTEVYEQSRKIQESQSELQEGQVEMKKNLKEGMAMLQDSYIHLGQEIDNLKTEAVEIEKEIIKVGDQMYSRMENLQVKADDIGNMAGLSLDKQKQLLDGQTTALKELDFLTKFQSEALEESRRTLQRLTEYGQRQQEELLQKQIQLQKVHDHLMENSKSMLEAQESFESKQASMFAALDKLLALHNAMLLESRVIKAFFIYSISIFVIYMFTSTKRTYTVRPRLYIGLCLTLLVEVAILRLTGNDIEQQTWKINLLRTLFAATALVQLMHAIFTYRDYEVLNHQLLHTLIEKVNGMQRYQKFTWDRDSDLNWSSWLDSNLPEDEDCSDDPDYLVPEQVGDNLITASSIKEYDLRQRLHF; this is translated from the exons ATGGGTCGTCAATGTCGTTATCTTCTAAGTCTGCTAATTCTAGTATTGGCTTCATCAAAGTCTCACTCATGGAGTTGGTTCCCTTCTTCTGAAGAGACTCAGTCTTCTACTGATCATGAGAGCCCTTCTATGAGTGGAACTTCAGTAGGTAAGTTTTCCATGGAAGGTCATAATGATGACCCCAAGGCAATCAGGCTTGTTGAAGATGCAGAGAAGAAGTTGGTAGGTCCTAACTCTTGTTGGCAAAATGCTTACCGGCATCTCTTTTCGGGGTGCTCGGAGGTGCATGCCGTTGAAGAGAAGCGCTCAAGATTCGCTTGGCATCTAAGTGATTGCTTTCAGAAGGACTCAGCAAGGCCTCCTTTCCCTGCGTGTGACCCGAAATCTGCAATGTATAAGTGCCTGAAAACTTTGAACAATGATCAGCACAAGGTCTATTTGGAATTCTACCTTGAAACCAACTCAATATGCCATCAGTTGCA GGCTCGCGCATTCAAGTATGAAACAGAGAGACTTGTGAATGAACTTAAAAATTCAGCTCAGTATGCAGAAGACAAGTTGGAAATAATTGAAGAGAAGGCAGAGCAGCTACTGCAGGGGTCGAGTGAAATATTTGATTCTTTGAATTCAATTGATCTTCGAACACAGCAAGTTGCTCAGACTGCAGAGAATGTGGAAGATCATATCGATGTGGTGTTGAAGCATTCTACAGAAGTTTATGAGCAATCAAGGAAAATCCAAGAATCTCAATCCGAGCTGCAAGAAGGACAAGTAGAAATGAAGAAGAACTTGAAGGAAGGAATGGCAATGCTGCAAGATTCATATATTCATTTGGGACAAGAAATCGATAATTTGAAAACTGAGGCTGTTGAAATTGAAAAAGAGATCATCAAAGTTGGAGACCAAATGTACTCTAGGATGGAAAATCTGCAAGTCAAAGCAGATGACATTGGGAATATGGCAGGGCTCTCTTTGGACAAGCAAAAGCAACTTCTAGATGGACAAACAACAGCTCTCAAGGAGTTAGACTTTTTGACCAAATTTCAATCTGAGGCATTGGAAGAGAGCAG GAGAACCCTACAACGGTTAACCGAATATGGCCAGAGACAACAAGAAGAGCTTCTTCAGAAGCAAATACAGCTTCAAAAAGTTCATGATCACCTGATGGAAAACTCAAAGTCAATGTTGGAGGCACAG GAATCTTTTGAATCAAAGCAAGCCAGCATGTTCGCTGCACTAGACAAGCTATTGGCTTTGCACAATGCTATGCTGCTTGAATCACGCGTGATCAAAGCTTTCTTTATTTACTCTATATCAATCTTTGTCATCTACATGTTCACAAGCACAAAGCGAACATACACAGTTAGACCTCGGCTATATATTG GACTTTGTTTAACTCTCTTAGTAGAAGTAGCAATACTTCGGCTCACAGGGAATGACATTGAACAGCAAACATGGAAGATAAACCTTCTCAGGACTCTCTTTGCAGCCACTGCTTTGGTTCAGCTAATGCATGCAATTTTCACATACAG GGACTATGAAGTATTGAACCATCAACTGCTGCATACATTGATTGAGAAGGTTAATGGTATGCAGAGATACCAGAAGTTCACATGGGATAGAGATAGTGATTTAAACTGGTCCTCTTGGCTTGACAGCAACTTACCAGAAGATGAAGACTGTTCTGATGACCCTGACTACTTGGTTCCCGAACAAGTTGGGGATAATTTGATCACAGCGTCAAGTATCAAAGAATATGATCTCCGCCAACGTCTTCATTTTTGA
- the LOC101297138 gene encoding DEAD-box ATP-dependent RNA helicase 20-like — MSRYDSRSGDPTSYRDRRSDSGFGGAAGYGGSARSSSSRKDYDGAESPKKLDLDGLTPFEKNFYVESPEVEAMTEREVEEYRKRREITVEGRDVPKPIKSFRDSGFPEYVMQEITKAGFVEPTPIQAQGWPMALKGRDLIGIAETGSGKTLAYLLPAIVHVNAQPILSPGDGPIVLVLAPTRELAVQIQQESTKFGASSKIKSTCIYGGVPKGPQVRDLQKGVEIVIATPGRLIDMLESHTTNLRRVTYLVLDEADRMLDMGFEPQIRKIVSQIRPDRQTLYWSATWPKEVEQLASKFLYNAYKVIIGSPDLKANHSIRQIVDIMTENQKYNKLVKLLEDIMDGSRILIFMDTKKGCDQITRQLRMDGWPALSIHGDKSQAERDWVLSEFKAGKSPIMTATDVAARGLDVKDVKYVINYDFPGSLEDYVHRIGRTGRAGAKGTAHTFFTAANARFAKELIGLLEEAGQKVSPDLAAMGRGAPPPPSGHGGFRDRSRGYGGGRAWS; from the exons ATGAGCCGCTACGACAGCCGCTCCGGCGACCCCACCTCCTACCGTGACCGCAGAAG TGATTCCGGGTTTGGTGGGGCGGCCGGCTACGGTGGTTCGGCCCGGTCTTCATCCAGTAGGAAGGATTATGATGGGGCTGAGTCGCCGAAGAAGCTGGATTTGGATGGCTTGACGCCTTTTGAGAAGAATTTCTATGTTGAGTCACCTGAGGTGGAAGCCATGACTGAGAGGGAGGTTGAGGAGTACAGGAAACGGAGGGAAATCACTGTTGAAGGCCGTGATGTTCCTAAGCCCATCAAGAGCTTCCGTGACAGTGGCTTTCCTG AGTATGTCATGCAAGAAATCACAAAAGCTGGATTTGTTGAACCTACACCAATTCAAGCTCAAGGATGGCCAATGGCTTTGAAGGGTCGTGATCTTATTGGTATTGCTGAAACAGGATCAGGAAAGACACTGGCTTACCTGTTGCCTGCAATTGTCCATGTGAATGCCCAGCCAATTTTAT CTCCTGGAGATGGCCCAATAGTATTAGTTTTAGCTCCTACCCGTGAACTCGCTGTTCAAATTCAACAAGAGTCAACTAAATTTGGTGCATCTTCCAAAATTAAAAGCACATGCATCTATGGTGGAGTTCCAAAGGGACCTCAAGTTCGTGATCTGCAGAAAG GAGTTGAGATTGTGATTGCTACACCGGGAAGGCTGATTGATATGTTAGAGTCACATACTACAAACTTGCGGAGGGTCACATATCTTGTGTTGGATGAGGCTGACCGGATGCTAGATATGGGGTTTGAGCCTCAGATACGAAAGATTGTTTCTCAG ATTCGCCCAGACCGTCAAACATTATACTGGAGTGCTACCTGGCCAAAGGAGGTTGAACAACTGGCGAGCAAGTTCCTTTACAATGCATACAAA GTAATTATAGGTTCTCCAGATCTGAAAGCCAACCATTCAATTCGCCAAATTGTTGACATCATGACTGAAAATCAGAAATATAACAA ATTGGTAAAGTTGCTGGAAGATATAATGGATGGCAGCAGAATACTGATATTCATGGATACTAAGAAAGGTTGCGATCAGATCACCCGGCAGCTTCGCATGGATGGTTGGCCCGCCCTCTCCATTCATGGAGACAAAAGTCAAGCAGAAAGGGATTGGGTCCTCTCTGAGTTTAAAGCTGGCAAAAGCCCCATAATGACTGCAACAGATGTTGCTGCTCGTGGTCTAG ATGTGAAGGACGTGAAATATGTAATTAATTATGATTTTCCGGGATCCCTTGAGGATTATGTTCATCGCATTGGCCGAACCGGAAGAGCTGGGGCAAAAGGAACAGCGCACACATTCTTTACAGCTGCTAATGCTAGATTTGCAAAGGAACTGATTGGCTTACTCGAAGAAGCCGGACAGAAGGTGAGTCCTGATTTGGCAGCAATGGGGCGTGGTGCTCCTCCTCCCCCTTCAG GTCATGGGGGTTTTCGAGATCGCAGTAGGGGTTATGGTGGCGGTCGTGCTTGGAGTTGA
- the LOC101296201 gene encoding profilin-3-like — MAVVVPSPRMCKTYVEEHLMGAGSKLAAGAVVGPGGFAWAQSDHFPTVQTNEFDSIIEEFDHPGALANGLVFAGVTYMDVQHVGNSVIKAKIDEASNSGITIFRLWTPLLIGLYDQNPEECSKIVEDLGAYIEGH, encoded by the exons ATGGCAGTTGTTGTTCCTAGTCCTCGTATGTGTAAGACTTACGTGGAAGAGCATCTCATGGGTGCAGGCAGCAAGCTGGCTGCTGGTGCGGTGGTTGGACCAGGCGGATTTGCTTGGGCGCAAAGCGATCATTTTCCAACA GTTCAGACGAATGAGTTTGATTCAATTATTGAGGAATTTGATCACCCCGGAGCCCTTGCGAATGGACTAGTATTTGCGGGAGTAACATATATGGATGTCCAGCATGTTGGTAATTCTGTAATCAAAGCAAAGATAGATGAG GCATCCAATTCTGGAATTACTATTTTCAGATTGTGGACACCCCTCCTTATCGGTTTGTATGATCAAAATCCAGAGGAGTGCAGCAAGATTGTAGAAGATTTGGGAGCTTACATTGAGGGTCATTAA